The genomic DNA TGGGACAGCAAGCGCACGAGCACATCGCGGACAAAACGTGTGACCTGCTTGCGCTGCTCCGCCTCTGCGAGCAGTCCGCTCAACACCTGCACCCCGGCGATGTCGTCCTTGCCAAGCTCTTCGGCCAGGACATACAGAGGGACGGCAGGACGCGCCTCGGCGAAGGCGGTGAGTGACGTGAAACCACGCGCGCGAACCCGCTCATACAGGCGAACCTTCCAGTTGCCCTGCCAAGCATTCTGTCCGTCGCTCATCGTCCTCTCCAAGGAGTGAAATTCACGGGAGTGAAATTCAGGTCTCTTCGTCGGGCAGAAGCATGAGGAGCAGTTCATCGTCGGGACCGAGCGGACGCCAGCCAGGCGGTGGTGGCGTGGCAAGGAGCGCATCACCAACCTGATCGACGCGCTTCTCATGCGTTTCGGGGGTGTAAGTGCTCCAACGAGCGAGTGCATGGGCGACATCGAAACGGTTTGATTCATCCAGAACGGCAGGCCAACCGTTCGGGAGACGCTGGGACAACTCACGCACTAACTGTCCGCGCACCAAGCGCGTCACCCGATGGCTCCGCTCCGCCTCGGCCACCAACCCGCTGAATACTTGCACCCCTGCGATGTCGTCCGCCCCAAGTTCCTCGGCTAGCGCTACAAGCGAGGCCGTGGGGCGTGCTTCGGCGAAGGCGGTGAGCGAATCATATCCAAGCTCGCGAACCCGCTCATACAAGCGAACCTTCCAGTCGCCCCGCCACGCCTGTTCGTCGCTCATGGTCCTCTCCAATGAGTGAAGGTCAACGGAATTTTGTATTCCTTCATATACTCCGCGACAACCTTCAGGACCTCGCTCGGATTCAACATCCGGCCAGCCCGGTTCTCAGCTTTTTGCAGCACCTTCATGATCATCTGGTTCCACTCGCCGGGCCATGTGCGACCCAGACGCCAGTTGCCACCGCCATGGATCGCCTCGTGGCCTGCCTGCTCCATTCTGACGCAGAACTGGTCGATGCTCATGTCTCCGGTGAAGCCGCGCTGCTCGAACCACCCACGGTGCTCTCTCGGCAGGACGTGGTGTTTCGGGGCCTCGGCCATGCCAGCCCCCGCTCTGCCCGTCGGGTGCATGGCACGCACCTCGGGTCCATCACCCAGTGCGTCGCGTACCCCCTGCGGCAACTCGTCGTGCCTTTGCGACATCATCACCTGACCGGCGTGTATCCGCACGGCGGCGCCGACAACAGGAGCGGAGAGGACACCCGCCCGGACGAGCCGGCGCATCATCTCCACCCACTCGGCGGAGACAACGAGCTGCGAGCCCATCATCACGCCGTTGGAGCCCATCACGAGTCCCACACCCAGCGTGACGGGGGCCGCTGGCGGCAGTCGTGGCAGTGACAGCTTCATCATCGAAACCTGGGTGAGCATTTCGACGAGTTGCGCCGCCAGGATGAGTTGACCGACGCGCTCGGTGGACACGCGCACGGCATCTCGGGTGGAGGTGTAGTCGCGGGAGAGTTCCCCCATGAGGACGGGAAGCGCGCTCGCCGTGGACTCGACCCGCCCTGGCTCCAGAGAGGCGAGCGCCTTCATGGAGGGCTCAAGCCGCTTGTGCACCCCCTCCAGGTCCATGAGCAACCGCTCGACGCTGTAGAAGGGACAGTGTTGGAGCACGACGTCCGTGAAGTGGAGGAAGTCGAGCCAGGCGGAGAGCAGCAGAGTGCCGGACAAAGCAGCCTCGAGACGTGGGCCGGAGAGACGCAGGAGGGCGAGCTGCATATCCGGGTCGTCCACCTGTGAGGCAGTATGGGCCAGCTGGGCCGCGCCCCCGAGCGCGGCGTCGAGCCACTGCCGTTGTTGTACGCCATAGGCGACATAGGGGGAGAAGAAGCCATCGATCTGGCCGCCGATGCCCATCTGACTGGCCTTGAGTCTGGAGAGCGAGAGGGCGATACGGCCGAGGGAGCCGGACACCTCGTCGATGACGCCAAGAGCAGCTTGATGGGCCTCCGTGGCACTCCGGCGCCCGGGCTCCATGGCGTCGACCGTGCTTCCGACAACGGGTGACTCCGCTACAAAGCCACCGGAGCCGCCAGTTGCTTCGGCCAGGACAAATGGGGAAGAAGCTCGCTGATCCCCCTGACCCTGGCCATGACCGCTCAACAGGCCGCCGCGCGGAGAACTCGTCGCGCACCCCGTCAGCAGGACGGCGAAGGCCAGGGTGAGCGGAAGCACATTCCCGCCGCGCTCGATCATTCGCCGTCTCGCGAACAAGCGCATGTGGCTGGTCGTCGGCATGAGGAGGCTCCGTCAGTCGCACCACCGCCTCCAACCATAGTCCCTTTCTTGGACTCCTCTCTCAGTTCCTCGGCCAACATCACCCAACTGAACTTCTAAAGGTACCCTACCCTACTTGACTTGAGAGGTCGAATCCGCTTCCCTGCGTGTGGAAGCAGCGACTGGGCGAGTCCTGGCGAGGTCAGCACATGGCGGACGAGAAGAAGGGTCACGGGCGAGTGCCCTTCCAGCTGGGCAGGCGCTACAAGGAGGTGGGTCCCGACCTGGGCCGCCTCCACGAGGCATGGCAGGTGGGCACGGGCTTGCCAGGGGTGGTGCTGATACCCAGCAAGCGCATGAACTGGCAGCCCGAGGGCCTCTGGCTGTTCGAAATGTCCTGCCAGCGGGGCCCGGTCACCATCGAGATGGTACTGGGACACGCACCGCCGTCCGTGCATGTGCCGGAGTTGATGAACGTCCTGGCCATGATGAAGGCGGCGATCGAACGCGTGGAGAACAATCCCCGGCTGCGGGCCCACTTCGCCCGAGGGCCCCTGTTTCCTCGGGAACCGTGGACCCCTCGCGTCCACCCGGAGCGGCGTCCACGCAAGCTCCACGCGACCGCCACCGGAACCCTGCTCCTCCTGCTCCTCGGCGTCTGGCTCCGTGACACGAACCGCCTCGGGGACCCGGAAGCCCTCTTCGCGGAGAGAACCCTCCCCACCGATGCTCCGGCTTTGATTGGCGCGGGAGAATCCCAAGCGAAAGTCCCCGCCTACCCGCTGCCTCCCAAACCCTTTCGCAATCAGGCCATGGCCCCCTGCAAGACCCGAGGAGAAATCGCTATCAACGGCGGATGCTGGATGGCATTGGAACAACGTCCTCCCTGCTACGAGAATCAGGCCGAGTACCAGGGCAAGTGCTACATGCCCGTCGCCAAGGAGAACCGTTTGCCGCAATCCGCTGAGCCATGAGCCATCAACGGGCCCCCCCAGCTCACGGTGCCTGGGCATCCCAGGACGTCGTGAGCCCGAAGTGGTGTTGGACCCGGAGCGACGCCTCGATCAGGCCGTGCTCCTCCAGGCGGACACTGGCCCAGCGCGCCCCCGTGGCCAGGTCCGAGACGGCCACGTAGGGTGAAGGCAGGGGCACGACGTGGAAGATGGTGCTCAACGTCAGCCGGATGATGGGCGAGTCGAGCAGGAAGGCACACCCGATGAGCTGTTCGCGCAGGGCCTGCTTCTGGTCGCGCATCCACTCAAGCTGGCGCTGACGCTGGGCGGCCGTGGGCAGCGCGAGCCTCCCCATGTCGAGGACGCTGACGTACAGTTCTCCCCGCCGCAGGTAGGCCGCTCCCCGGACGAGGTACTCCTCGAAATCGGCGTCCGAGACCGAACCCCGGAAGCGGGAGATCAGCAGCGGCCAGAGCGAGTCGTCGAAGGTGATTCCAGCGCCCATGGAGTTTTCCAGAGCCCAGTATGACTGATTCCAGGCGGCTCCGGGTAGTTCACGAAGCGCCCTCGCCCTTCGGCACCGTGTACGTGGTGGACGAGGGGGATCAACGCTCGCTGCGCTTCGACAGCGCCGAGGGCACGCTCCAGAGCGCCTTCCTCCGGAGCGATCCCCTCGCGATCACCACGAGCTATGTGCGGGTGGCCGCCGCGGGACTCGCCTTCACCCGGCGCCGCGAGCGGATGCTGGTGGTGGGGCTGGGAGGAGGCGCCTTTCCGCTGATGCTGCACCGGAGGCTTCCTCGGGTCCGGGTGGATGTGGTGGAGCTCAATCCCGTGGTGGTGGACGTGGCCCGGCGCTTCTTCGGGGTGCGCCCGGATTCGCGGCTGCGCATCCACGTGGATGACGGGGCGCGTTACATCCTCCGCCGGGAGCCGCCCTATGATCTCATCTTCCTCGATGCCTTCTCGGACCAGGGAACGCCCGATCATCTGAAGGAAGCGCTCTTCCTCGATCACGTCCGCGCCCGGCTGACCTCCGAGGGCGTCGCGGTGCTCAACATCGCCCTGGAGACGCCCCGCGACGTGGAGGCTCGCATCGAGACCTTCGCCCGGACCTTTCCCGGCTGCGCGGTGCTGCGCGGCACGCCGGAGACGGGCAACCGCATCCTCGTGGGCACCCGGCGCCCCCTGCCCCCCGAGCCCGTGTTCCGCAAGCGGATGGGCCAGC from Melittangium boletus DSM 14713 includes the following:
- a CDS encoding DUF2380 domain-containing protein, producing the protein MPTTSHMRLFARRRMIERGGNVLPLTLAFAVLLTGCATSSPRGGLLSGHGQGQGDQRASSPFVLAEATGGSGGFVAESPVVGSTVDAMEPGRRSATEAHQAALGVIDEVSGSLGRIALSLSRLKASQMGIGGQIDGFFSPYVAYGVQQRQWLDAALGGAAQLAHTASQVDDPDMQLALLRLSGPRLEAALSGTLLLSAWLDFLHFTDVVLQHCPFYSVERLLMDLEGVHKRLEPSMKALASLEPGRVESTASALPVLMGELSRDYTSTRDAVRVSTERVGQLILAAQLVEMLTQVSMMKLSLPRLPPAAPVTLGVGLVMGSNGVMMGSQLVVSAEWVEMMRRLVRAGVLSAPVVGAAVRIHAGQVMMSQRHDELPQGVRDALGDGPEVRAMHPTGRAGAGMAEAPKHHVLPREHRGWFEQRGFTGDMSIDQFCVRMEQAGHEAIHGGGNWRLGRTWPGEWNQMIMKVLQKAENRAGRMLNPSEVLKVVAEYMKEYKIPLTFTHWRGP
- a CDS encoding NUDIX hydrolase encodes the protein MSDEQAWRGDWKVRLYERVRELGYDSLTAFAEARPTASLVALAEELGADDIAGVQVFSGLVAEAERSHRVTRLVRGQLVRELSQRLPNGWPAVLDESNRFDVAHALARWSTYTPETHEKRVDQVGDALLATPPPPGWRPLGPDDELLLMLLPDEET
- a CDS encoding NUDIX hydrolase — protein: MSDGQNAWQGNWKVRLYERVRARGFTSLTAFAEARPAVPLYVLAEELGKDDIAGVQVLSGLLAEAEQRKQVTRFVRDVLVRLLSQSIPDGWPAVLDDENRFKVAKALGSWSAYTPETHEKRVDQAGDALLAKPPPPGWRPLGPDDELLLTLLPDEEA
- a CDS encoding spermidine synthase, with protein sequence MTDSRRLRVVHEAPSPFGTVYVVDEGDQRSLRFDSAEGTLQSAFLRSDPLAITTSYVRVAAAGLAFTRRRERMLVVGLGGGAFPLMLHRRLPRVRVDVVELNPVVVDVARRFFGVRPDSRLRIHVDDGARYILRREPPYDLIFLDAFSDQGTPDHLKEALFLDHVRARLTSEGVAVLNIALETPRDVEARIETFARTFPGCAVLRGTPETGNRILVGTRRPLPPEPVFRKRMGQLARELELPALHHSVASFEPVRG